The following are encoded together in the Bradyrhizobium genosp. L genome:
- a CDS encoding acetyl-CoA carboxylase biotin carboxylase subunit codes for MFRKILIANRGEIACRVIKTARRMGVETVAVYSEADRDALHVEMADEAVLIGPPAAAESYLVIEKIVEACRKTGAEAVHPGYGFLSEREAFPRALEAAGIVFIGPNPGAIAAMGDKIESKKAAAKAKVSTVPGYLGVIEDDKHAVRISDEIGYPVMIKASAGGGGKGMRIAHSKSEVAEGFNLAKAEAKASFGDDRVFVEKFIVDPRHIEIQVLGDKHGNVIYLGERECSIQRRNQKVIEEAPSPLLDEATRRKMGEQAVALAKAVNYDSAGTVEFVAGQDKSFYFLEMNTRLQVEHPVTELVTGVDLVEQMLRVAAGEKLAITQKDVTLTGWAVESRLYAEDPFRNFLPSIGRLVKYRPPAEASKDGITVRNDTGVQEGGEISIHYDPMIAKLVTHAPSRAAAIEAQATALDSFYVDGIRHNIPFLSALMHHPRWREGRLSTGFIAEEFPKGFAVRVPEGEVARRIAAVGAAIDHVLGERKRQISGQMGGRVVQRERRRAVWLDRQEILLEVAREGAAIAIRFVDAEGKAGNSHLLVSSWKPGDPVWRGTIDGHLAAVQVRPIANGIRLAHQGVEVPVYVWTEAEATSARLMPVTTAADTGKKLLCPMPGLIVSIAVTEGQEVKAGETLAVVEAMKMQNVLRAEQDGAVKKIHASAGTTLAVDALILEFS; via the coding sequence GTGTTCAGGAAGATTCTGATCGCCAACCGCGGCGAAATCGCCTGCCGGGTCATCAAGACTGCCCGCCGGATGGGAGTTGAAACGGTCGCGGTCTATTCCGAGGCCGACCGCGATGCCCTCCATGTCGAGATGGCCGACGAGGCCGTGCTGATCGGCCCCCCCGCCGCCGCCGAGAGCTACCTAGTGATCGAGAAGATCGTCGAGGCCTGCCGCAAGACGGGCGCCGAGGCCGTGCATCCCGGCTACGGCTTCCTCTCCGAGCGTGAGGCATTTCCGCGTGCGCTGGAAGCCGCCGGCATCGTCTTCATCGGTCCGAACCCGGGCGCGATCGCCGCGATGGGCGACAAGATCGAATCCAAGAAGGCGGCCGCCAAGGCCAAGGTCTCGACCGTGCCGGGCTATCTCGGCGTCATCGAGGACGACAAGCACGCGGTCCGCATCTCCGACGAGATCGGCTATCCCGTGATGATCAAGGCCTCTGCCGGTGGCGGCGGCAAGGGCATGCGCATCGCGCATTCGAAGTCCGAAGTCGCAGAAGGCTTCAACCTCGCCAAAGCCGAGGCCAAGGCCTCGTTCGGCGATGACCGCGTCTTCGTCGAAAAGTTCATTGTCGATCCCCGCCACATCGAGATCCAGGTGCTGGGTGACAAGCATGGCAATGTCATCTATCTCGGCGAGCGCGAATGCTCGATTCAGCGCCGCAACCAGAAGGTCATCGAGGAGGCGCCGTCGCCGCTGCTCGATGAGGCCACCCGCCGCAAGATGGGCGAGCAGGCGGTCGCGTTGGCAAAGGCGGTGAACTACGATTCCGCCGGCACCGTCGAGTTCGTCGCAGGCCAGGACAAGAGCTTCTACTTCCTGGAGATGAACACGCGCCTGCAGGTCGAGCATCCTGTCACTGAACTCGTCACCGGCGTCGACCTCGTCGAGCAGATGCTCCGTGTCGCCGCGGGCGAGAAGCTCGCGATCACCCAGAAGGACGTCACGCTGACGGGCTGGGCTGTGGAGTCGCGGCTCTACGCCGAAGACCCGTTCCGCAACTTCCTGCCCTCGATCGGGCGTCTGGTGAAATACCGCCCGCCGGCGGAAGCCAGCAAGGACGGCATCACCGTGCGCAACGACACCGGCGTCCAGGAGGGCGGTGAGATCTCGATCCATTACGATCCGATGATCGCCAAGCTCGTGACGCACGCGCCTTCACGCGCGGCCGCGATCGAGGCGCAGGCCACCGCACTAGACTCGTTCTATGTCGACGGCATCAGGCACAACATCCCGTTCCTGTCGGCGCTGATGCATCATCCGCGCTGGCGCGAGGGCCGGCTCTCGACCGGCTTCATCGCCGAGGAATTCCCCAAGGGCTTTGCGGTGCGCGTGCCCGAAGGCGAGGTCGCCCGGCGGATCGCAGCAGTCGGCGCCGCCATCGATCACGTGCTGGGTGAGCGGAAGCGACAGATCTCGGGCCAGATGGGCGGCCGCGTCGTGCAGCGCGAGCGCCGCCGCGCGGTGTGGCTCGATCGGCAGGAGATTTTGCTCGAGGTCGCACGCGAGGGAGCCGCCATCGCGATCCGCTTCGTCGACGCCGAGGGCAAGGCCGGCAATTCGCATCTGCTGGTCTCGTCGTGGAAGCCGGGCGATCCGGTTTGGCGGGGCACCATCGACGGCCACCTCGCCGCGGTGCAGGTGCGGCCGATTGCCAACGGCATCCGCCTCGCGCATCAGGGCGTCGAAGTCCCGGTCTATGTCTGGACCGAAGCGGAAGCGACCTCGGCGCGGCTGATGCCGGTGACGACGGCCGCCGATACCGGCAAGAAGCTGCTGTGTCCGATGCCCGGGCTGATCGTCTCGATCGCGGTAACGGAGGGGCAGGAGGTCAAGGCCGGCGAGACGCTCGCGGTCGTCGAAGCCATGAAGATGCAGAACGTGCTGCGCGCCGAGCAGGACGGCGCCGTGAAGAAGATCCACGCCAGTGCCGGTACGACGCTCGCGGTCGACGCGCTGATTTTGGAGTTTTCCTGA
- a CDS encoding methylmalonyl-CoA mutase family protein has protein sequence MKTERLALASGFAPASRQDWRKLVDGVLKGAPFEKLIGRTYDDLRIEPIYLRAKDIALVDGRAPAAPWQIIQRIDHPDAVTANRQALHDLENGATGLALVFAGANCSRGFGLDQTAGAVAKALKDVHLDAGIGIELQIGTDGRKTAIHVAEYVKSVGLDPAVCDIRFGLDPLGACALSGRSPYTWEEIARNVASTIKGLVTLGFKGPFAASDGRIVHDAGGSEVQELAFVLACGVAYLHAMEAARIPLDQARSMIYARLTADADQFLTMAKFRALRLLWARIESACGVAPRPLFIAADTSWRMLTRRDPYVNMLRATLATFSAGIAGANAITVLPHTLALGLPDSFARRVARNTQLLLLEESNLAKVSDPAAGAGGIEALTTELCDAAWRSFQETENAGGIFAALQQGTLQAKITATRTARSANLAKRSDPLTGVSEFANLGEGAAEVLSVRPMALPPSFDQKFVFDALPPIRLAEPFESLRDKSDAILKLLGARPRVFLANLGTPTDFTARATFAKSFFEAGGIEAIDGAGFADPAELALAFTGSGAELACLCSSDKIYAERAEISAHALQQVGARHIYLAGLPSQSEAAFRRAGICSFIHVSCDALATLNAAYNRIQNPKVSG, from the coding sequence ATGAAAACCGAACGGTTGGCATTGGCATCGGGCTTTGCGCCTGCTTCACGCCAGGACTGGCGCAAGCTGGTTGATGGCGTGCTAAAGGGAGCGCCGTTCGAAAAGCTGATTGGTAGGACGTACGACGACTTGAGAATCGAGCCGATTTATCTCCGCGCGAAAGACATTGCACTAGTCGACGGGCGGGCACCCGCGGCGCCTTGGCAGATCATACAGCGCATCGATCATCCAGACGCGGTGACGGCCAATAGGCAGGCCCTTCACGATCTGGAGAATGGGGCGACGGGCCTGGCGCTCGTCTTTGCCGGCGCCAACTGCAGCCGCGGGTTCGGTCTCGATCAAACGGCAGGTGCCGTCGCCAAAGCTTTAAAGGACGTCCACCTTGATGCCGGCATCGGGATTGAACTTCAAATTGGTACAGACGGGCGTAAGACCGCGATCCATGTTGCGGAATATGTGAAGTCGGTCGGTCTCGATCCTGCCGTCTGCGACATTCGATTTGGGCTCGATCCGCTGGGCGCGTGCGCCCTAAGCGGACGCAGTCCATACACTTGGGAAGAAATCGCACGGAACGTTGCCAGCACGATCAAAGGGCTTGTAACGCTGGGGTTCAAGGGGCCGTTTGCCGCGAGCGACGGGCGTATCGTTCATGACGCCGGCGGCTCAGAAGTGCAGGAGCTTGCCTTTGTGCTCGCCTGCGGCGTGGCATATCTGCACGCTATGGAGGCGGCGCGCATTCCGCTGGATCAAGCGCGAAGTATGATCTATGCGCGACTCACTGCTGACGCCGACCAGTTTTTGACTATGGCTAAATTCCGCGCGTTGCGGCTCCTCTGGGCGCGCATCGAATCGGCGTGCGGTGTGGCGCCGAGGCCGCTGTTCATTGCGGCTGACACGTCCTGGCGCATGTTGACCCGGCGCGATCCCTACGTAAACATGTTGCGCGCTACCTTGGCGACATTCTCTGCGGGAATCGCCGGTGCCAATGCGATCACAGTTCTGCCGCACACGTTGGCGCTCGGCCTTCCAGACTCGTTTGCCCGGCGCGTGGCCCGCAACACGCAGCTTCTGCTGCTGGAGGAAAGCAATCTTGCCAAGGTTAGCGATCCTGCCGCAGGTGCTGGCGGCATTGAGGCGCTAACAACGGAGCTTTGCGACGCGGCCTGGAGGAGTTTTCAAGAGACTGAAAATGCGGGCGGCATTTTTGCCGCTCTACAGCAAGGAACGCTTCAGGCGAAGATCACAGCTACACGCACAGCGCGCAGTGCAAATCTCGCGAAACGCAGCGACCCGCTGACCGGAGTGAGCGAGTTCGCAAACCTTGGCGAAGGCGCAGCGGAGGTACTAAGCGTAAGACCGATGGCTCTTCCGCCTAGCTTTGATCAGAAATTCGTATTCGACGCACTGCCGCCGATCCGGCTTGCGGAACCCTTCGAATCGCTCCGCGATAAGTCCGATGCGATATTGAAGCTACTCGGCGCGCGGCCGCGAGTGTTTCTTGCTAATCTCGGCACACCGACCGACTTTACGGCCCGCGCGACATTCGCCAAGAGCTTCTTCGAAGCGGGAGGAATTGAGGCTATCGACGGCGCCGGCTTCGCCGACCCAGCCGAGCTTGCCCTCGCATTCACGGGATCTGGTGCCGAACTTGCCTGCCTTTGCTCCAGCGATAAGATCTATGCGGAGCGCGCCGAAATCTCCGCCCACGCGCTTCAGCAAGTCGGAGCTAGGCACATCTATTTGGCGGGACTTCCCTCTCAATCCGAGGCCGCGTTTCGGCGGGCTGGCATCTGCAGCTTTATTCACGTCAGTTGCGACGCCTTGGCAACGCTAAATGCCGCTTACAACCGGATCCAAAACCCGAAGGTTTCCGGATAA
- the scpA gene encoding methylmalonyl-CoA mutase codes for MSVIPNFASIAFERCSVAASSVSVDPWVTPEGIPVKSAYGEADIAGLDFLETWPGIAPFLRGPYPTMYVNQPWTVRQYAGFSTAEDSNAFYRRNLAAGQKGLSVAFDLATHRGYDSDHPRVGGDVGMAGVAIDSIYDMRTLFAGIPLDQMSVSMTMNGAVLPILALYVAAAEEQGVPPEKLSGTIQNDILKEFMVRNTYIYPPAPSMRIISDIFAYTSQKMPKYNSISISGYHMQEAGATQDLELAYTLADGVEYLRAGLAAGLDVDRFAPRLSFFWAIGMNFFMEVAKLRAARLLWAKLLKPFNPKDPRSLSLRTHSQTSGWSLTAQDVFNNVMRTTVEAMAATQGHTQSLHTNALDEALALPTDFSARIARNTQLFLQQESGTTRIIDPWGGSYYVERLTRDLAAKAWGHIQEVEELGGMAKAIEAGVPKLRIEEASAKTQARIDAGRQAVIGVNKYKPTDETPIDILKVDNTNVRRLQIDKLKRLKSERNRKDVDAALAAITRSAGEGNGNLLALAIDAARAKATVGEISDAMEKVFGRHRAEIKSITGVYKREASSMGDRVEKVQAMIDAFEEAEGRRPRILVAKIGQDGHDRGQKVIASAFADIGFDVDIGPLFATADEAARQAVENDVHILGVSSLAAAHLTAVPELKAALKKQGRDDIMIIVGGVVPPQDYDALYAAGAEAIFPPGTVIADAADQLIQKLNARLGHSEAANSKRHGR; via the coding sequence ATCAGCGTTATCCCGAATTTTGCAAGTATTGCTTTCGAAAGGTGCTCGGTCGCCGCTTCTTCTGTTTCCGTCGATCCGTGGGTGACTCCGGAGGGCATTCCGGTCAAGTCAGCATACGGAGAAGCAGATATCGCCGGGCTCGATTTCCTTGAGACCTGGCCAGGCATCGCGCCGTTCCTGCGCGGTCCCTACCCGACCATGTATGTCAACCAGCCCTGGACGGTCAGGCAATATGCCGGCTTCTCCACGGCGGAGGATTCCAACGCGTTCTACCGCCGCAACCTCGCCGCCGGGCAGAAGGGTCTCTCGGTCGCCTTCGACCTCGCCACCCATCGCGGCTATGACTCAGATCATCCGCGGGTCGGCGGCGATGTCGGCATGGCCGGCGTTGCGATCGATTCCATCTACGACATGCGCACGCTGTTCGCGGGGATCCCGCTCGACCAGATGAGCGTATCCATGACTATGAACGGCGCTGTGCTGCCGATCCTCGCGCTCTACGTCGCCGCCGCCGAGGAACAGGGCGTGCCGCCGGAGAAGCTTTCAGGGACGATTCAGAACGACATTCTGAAAGAGTTCATGGTGCGCAATACCTACATCTATCCGCCTGCGCCCTCGATGCGAATCATCTCGGACATCTTTGCCTACACCTCGCAGAAGATGCCGAAATACAATTCGATCTCGATCTCCGGCTATCACATGCAGGAGGCCGGCGCGACGCAGGACCTGGAGCTCGCCTATACGCTCGCCGACGGCGTCGAATATCTGCGCGCCGGGCTTGCCGCCGGACTCGACGTCGACCGCTTCGCGCCGCGGCTGTCGTTCTTCTGGGCGATCGGCATGAACTTCTTCATGGAAGTCGCCAAGCTGCGCGCCGCGCGCTTGCTGTGGGCGAAGCTGCTCAAGCCGTTCAATCCGAAGGACCCGCGCTCGCTGTCGCTGCGCACGCACAGCCAGACCTCGGGCTGGTCGCTGACCGCGCAGGACGTCTTCAACAACGTGATGCGCACGACAGTGGAGGCGATGGCGGCGACGCAAGGCCACACCCAGTCGCTGCACACCAACGCGCTCGACGAGGCGCTGGCGCTGCCGACCGATTTCTCGGCGCGCATCGCCCGCAACACCCAGCTGTTCCTGCAGCAGGAGAGCGGCACCACCCGCATCATCGATCCCTGGGGCGGCTCGTATTACGTCGAGCGGCTCACGCGCGACCTCGCCGCCAAGGCATGGGGCCATATCCAGGAGGTCGAGGAACTCGGCGGCATGGCAAAGGCGATCGAAGCCGGCGTGCCGAAGCTGCGCATCGAGGAAGCCTCGGCCAAGACCCAGGCCCGCATCGATGCCGGCCGGCAGGCGGTGATCGGCGTCAACAAGTACAAGCCGACGGATGAGACCCCCATCGACATCCTCAAGGTCGACAATACCAATGTCCGGCGGCTTCAGATCGACAAGCTGAAGCGGCTGAAATCCGAGCGGAACCGGAAGGACGTCGATGCCGCGCTGGCCGCGATCACGCGCTCTGCCGGTGAAGGCAATGGCAATCTGCTCGCGCTCGCGATCGACGCCGCACGGGCGAAGGCGACCGTCGGCGAAATCTCGGACGCGATGGAGAAGGTGTTCGGCCGGCACCGCGCCGAGATCAAGTCCATCACCGGCGTCTACAAGCGTGAGGCCTCCAGCATGGGCGACCGGGTCGAGAAGGTTCAGGCGATGATCGATGCCTTCGAGGAAGCGGAAGGGCGCCGTCCGCGCATCCTGGTCGCCAAGATCGGCCAGGACGGCCACGACCGCGGTCAGAAGGTGATCGCGTCCGCCTTCGCCGACATCGGCTTCGACGTCGACATCGGACCGCTGTTCGCCACCGCCGACGAAGCGGCGCGGCAGGCCGTCGAGAACGACGTGCACATTCTCGGCGTCTCCTCGCTCGCCGCCGCGCATCTGACCGCCGTGCCGGAGCTGAAAGCCGCGCTGAAGAAGCAGGGCCGCGACGACATCATGATCATTGTCGGTGGCGTGGTGCCGCCGCAGGATTACGATGCGCTCTACGCGGCCGGTGCCGAGGCGATCTTCCCGCCCGGGACGGTGATCGCCGATGCCGCGGATCAACTGATCCAGAAGCTCAATGCTCGGCTCGGGCACAGTGAGGCGGCAAATAGTAAGCGCCACGGCAGATAG
- a CDS encoding FAD-dependent oxidoreductase, with translation MRRKGFVAVNRQMRTNLPHIFAIGDVAGNPMLARKAVHEGHVAAEAAAGLKSLFDEMIVPNVAYTDPVAWVGIMEHEAASSGRHVRSAKFPWAASGRAIASGASYGMTKLIIDQETHRIIGGVIVGPHAGDMIGEICPAIEMGADAIDLSKTIHPHPTFGETIGLAGEVYEGVCTDVLPGPKRPTKRASH, from the coding sequence ATGCGACGCAAAGGTTTCGTTGCAGTCAATAGGCAAATGCGGACGAATTTGCCTCATATTTTCGCGATCGGCGATGTCGCGGGTAACCCGATGCTCGCCCGTAAGGCGGTTCACGAGGGGCATGTCGCGGCAGAGGCGGCTGCCGGGCTCAAGAGCTTATTTGACGAGATGATCGTCCCGAACGTCGCCTACACTGATCCTGTGGCCTGGGTTGGCATCATGGAACATGAAGCGGCCTCCTCAGGCAGGCACGTTAGATCCGCGAAGTTTCCGTGGGCTGCCTCGGGCAGAGCGATCGCCTCGGGCGCGTCTTATGGCATGACCAAGCTGATCATCGACCAAGAGACGCACCGCATCATCGGCGGTGTGATCGTTGGCCCGCACGCTGGCGACATGATTGGAGAAATCTGCCCAGCGATCGAGATGGGCGCCGATGCAATTGATCTCAGCAAGACCATCCATCCGCATCCGACGTTCGGAGAGACAATAGGCCTGGCTGGCGAAGTGTATGAAGGTGTTTGCACGGATGTGTTGCCGGGTCCGAAGAGACCGACCAAGCGGGCGAGCCACTAG
- a CDS encoding MarR family winged helix-turn-helix transcriptional regulator, with translation MPTTDATKAATAGALNEANRIKQDEVEQRWISQVGKCRQSAGTEDLRSEKPGFLELRQPTARKQKVVQPKTKPRAAGKVKEAIDSYRLDDAPGFLLRVALRTHTSIFAAKMIEELTGPQFSTLAKLKEVGPCSQNHLGRLIHYDSATITGVINRLKSRGLIKSSKDPLDPRRREIDLTEKGRRIADAAIETIGEISGETFAPLTQDEFRALTEILKKIIRR, from the coding sequence ATGCCAACGACGGACGCAACGAAGGCGGCCACTGCCGGGGCTCTCAACGAAGCAAATCGCATTAAACAGGACGAAGTCGAACAAAGATGGATTTCCCAGGTCGGGAAATGTAGACAATCGGCCGGCACCGAAGACCTTCGGAGCGAAAAGCCTGGATTTCTTGAACTGAGGCAACCTACGGCAAGGAAGCAAAAAGTGGTGCAACCCAAGACAAAGCCGCGCGCGGCCGGGAAAGTGAAAGAAGCTATAGATTCGTACCGGCTGGATGACGCACCGGGCTTTTTGTTGCGAGTCGCGCTCCGTACTCACACGTCCATCTTTGCCGCTAAGATGATTGAAGAATTAACGGGGCCCCAATTCTCGACGCTAGCGAAATTGAAGGAGGTAGGTCCTTGCTCGCAAAACCACTTAGGACGGCTAATTCATTATGATTCGGCGACCATCACCGGCGTTATCAATCGCCTGAAATCTCGCGGCCTCATCAAGAGTTCCAAAGACCCTCTGGATCCGCGGCGACGCGAGATAGATTTGACCGAGAAGGGAAGACGGATAGCGGACGCAGCGATTGAAACTATTGGCGAGATTTCCGGCGAGACATTCGCTCCGCTGACCCAAGATGAATTTCGAGCGCTCACCGAAATCTTGAAGAAGATCATACGACGCTGA
- a CDS encoding xanthine dehydrogenase family protein molybdopterin-binding subunit → MSAIDNMSSVRPDLIEKVTGRAEYVTDLTVPGMLHGFVVRSPAIHARIVSIDTSAARSMGGVVDVLIGEDVASFGCWGVVLKDRPIIATDRVRYVGEPVAVVIAETIEIAENAAELVDVEYDELPRATTIQEALAKDAPLIHERHENLEDFYFRGGARPTESSNVFHTYRSNVGDVDAAEAAAAFIHEDHFTFPAISHFAMEPHAVIADFQGGSLTVWAGAQTPSAVQKVLSRLFGLQLAKVRVIVPFVGGGFGGKASVKIEPLVAAASWKVQRPVRVAQSIVESMLTCRRLGADITIRTAVDAEGRILANSAKLLLDGGAYSDTGSAVATKAANRIMGPYAVPNLRLEACAVYTNTVPGAAFRSIGGPQAVWAKESHMDNVAAAIGMDPAEFRLLNLASRGERIRPDLRALDMDMSELIGRVTQSFASEVKASNRQACGLAVAATDPANTPISNAIVRLKIDGSILVSVSSIEVGQGAHAAMARIASQTLKQPASAVTVLRTDTAVAPYDWGTGASRSTVVVGLSVENAAIDAADQILEMVADVWELPRENLSLVEGGVSTGSEVLTFHQIFHRTLGVDSGEVIGRGAITPRSKKGALAESPLFWETSAGLAEIVVDEGTGEIRVPRYASAADVGRVINRVAAEGQDEGAAVMGLGHALYEVLEFEDGQPINATPIDYWIPRISDVPAVFDTILVENGDGPGPGGAKGMGEGAILPVAPAIANALFSTYGIRITDLPMTPEKVWRALQKRN, encoded by the coding sequence ATGTCGGCGATTGACAACATGAGTTCCGTTCGACCCGACCTGATTGAAAAGGTCACGGGACGCGCTGAGTACGTTACCGACCTGACGGTTCCGGGGATGCTGCACGGCTTTGTGGTTCGCTCGCCGGCCATTCATGCCCGCATCGTTTCGATTGATACGAGCGCCGCACGATCGATGGGCGGCGTCGTGGACGTGCTCATCGGCGAAGATGTCGCTTCGTTCGGTTGCTGGGGTGTTGTGCTCAAGGACCGGCCGATTATTGCTACCGACCGTGTGCGATATGTGGGCGAACCCGTCGCCGTGGTGATCGCGGAGACAATCGAGATTGCGGAAAACGCCGCAGAACTAGTCGATGTCGAATACGACGAGCTTCCGCGCGCAACGACCATCCAGGAAGCCCTGGCGAAAGATGCGCCGCTCATCCACGAGCGCCACGAAAACCTCGAAGACTTTTACTTCAGGGGTGGGGCACGGCCGACCGAGAGCAGCAACGTATTCCATACTTACCGGAGCAACGTCGGGGACGTCGACGCTGCTGAGGCAGCCGCGGCTTTTATCCACGAAGACCATTTCACCTTCCCGGCCATTTCTCACTTCGCAATGGAGCCGCATGCGGTCATTGCTGATTTCCAGGGCGGTTCCCTCACGGTCTGGGCGGGCGCACAAACGCCGAGCGCTGTTCAGAAGGTGCTCTCGCGCCTCTTCGGACTGCAGTTGGCCAAGGTCCGGGTGATCGTTCCATTTGTCGGCGGAGGGTTTGGCGGCAAGGCCTCGGTGAAGATCGAGCCTTTGGTTGCCGCTGCTTCGTGGAAGGTGCAACGCCCAGTCCGCGTTGCCCAATCCATAGTTGAATCGATGCTCACGTGTCGAAGGTTGGGCGCCGACATTACGATTCGAACCGCCGTGGACGCTGAGGGACGGATTCTCGCCAACAGCGCCAAACTGCTGCTCGATGGCGGGGCATATTCCGACACAGGCTCGGCCGTCGCCACTAAAGCGGCAAATCGCATCATGGGCCCCTACGCGGTGCCCAATCTGCGTCTCGAGGCCTGCGCGGTCTACACGAACACCGTTCCAGGTGCAGCATTCCGCTCGATCGGGGGACCGCAAGCTGTTTGGGCCAAGGAATCGCACATGGATAATGTCGCCGCGGCAATCGGCATGGATCCGGCGGAGTTTCGGTTGCTGAATTTGGCGTCCCGCGGTGAGCGCATCCGCCCCGATTTGCGGGCGCTCGATATGGATATGAGCGAGCTGATAGGCCGGGTGACCCAGTCGTTCGCATCGGAGGTGAAGGCCTCCAACCGGCAGGCGTGTGGACTGGCAGTCGCCGCAACCGATCCGGCCAATACGCCGATCAGCAACGCGATCGTACGTCTTAAGATCGATGGGTCGATCCTAGTTTCGGTCTCCAGCATTGAAGTCGGCCAGGGCGCGCACGCGGCCATGGCGCGCATCGCATCGCAGACCTTGAAGCAGCCGGCCTCCGCGGTAACCGTCTTGCGCACCGATACGGCCGTCGCCCCTTACGACTGGGGCACAGGCGCAAGCCGATCGACCGTGGTCGTGGGCCTTTCCGTCGAGAATGCCGCAATCGACGCAGCCGATCAGATCCTCGAAATGGTTGCTGATGTTTGGGAGCTTCCCCGGGAGAACCTGTCACTTGTTGAGGGGGGTGTCTCTACCGGATCAGAGGTTCTCACTTTCCATCAGATTTTTCACCGCACGCTGGGTGTCGACTCGGGAGAGGTCATCGGCCGCGGCGCGATTACGCCGCGCTCGAAGAAGGGCGCCCTGGCCGAGTCCCCTCTGTTCTGGGAGACTTCCGCGGGCCTTGCTGAAATCGTTGTCGATGAAGGCACCGGCGAGATCCGTGTCCCCCGATATGCCAGCGCCGCTGACGTCGGCCGCGTGATCAATCGCGTCGCCGCGGAAGGGCAGGATGAGGGGGCTGCCGTCATGGGTCTCGGACACGCGCTTTATGAAGTGTTGGAGTTCGAGGATGGGCAGCCGATCAACGCGACGCCTATCGATTATTGGATCCCGCGCATCTCTGACGTCCCCGCCGTGTTTGACACCATTCTTGTCGAAAACGGCGACGGTCCTGGCCCAGGCGGCGCCAAGGGTATGGGCGAGGGAGCAATCCTTCCCGTTGCGCCAGCAATCGCCAACGCACTGTTCTCCACCTACGGCATTCGGATCACCGATCTGCCGATGACGCCAGAAAAAGTGTGGCGAGCCCTGCAGAAGAGGAACTGA
- a CDS encoding CoxG family protein: MEFNMSMVVPATPAELWSTLLDVPRISSCIPGCENVEEIERLATYKATVKQKIGPFKVEVPAEILVEAVTEPSHVRTRATGRDKLTGTRLAVILDVSVTPEGAGSTFAVDAKVDVQGRLATMGFGVIKRRVDQNFEEFERRLREMLGAA, from the coding sequence ATGGAATTCAATATGTCGATGGTAGTGCCAGCGACGCCGGCTGAGCTTTGGAGCACGCTGCTCGACGTCCCTCGCATATCGAGCTGCATCCCCGGCTGCGAAAACGTCGAGGAAATCGAGCGGCTTGCGACTTACAAAGCGACGGTCAAACAGAAGATCGGTCCTTTCAAGGTCGAAGTCCCGGCCGAGATCCTTGTCGAGGCGGTGACGGAGCCGTCTCACGTCCGCACCCGCGCCACGGGACGAGACAAACTCACCGGGACAAGGCTCGCCGTTATCCTCGACGTGTCTGTGACGCCGGAAGGCGCGGGGTCTACATTCGCTGTCGACGCGAAGGTCGACGTGCAAGGCCGCCTCGCAACTATGGGGTTCGGCGTCATCAAGCGTCGCGTCGATCAGAATTTCGAGGAGTTCGAGAGGCGGCTCAGAGAAATGTTGGGCGCGGCCTGA